ATGCGCAACCCCCGCACTCCCTCCTCCAGCTGATGGCTGTATCGGGGCACGGGGAAGGGGGCGCAGGATGCATCCCTCTCGTCGGGCCCACCGATAACCTCCAGCATCAAAGCGCAGTCCTCGGCCGTGCGGCACATGGGCCCCACGTGGTCCAGGGACCAGGAGAGGGGCACCACGCCATGCAGGCTCACCCGTCCGTAGGTGGGCTTAAGGCCAGTGATGCCGCATAGGGAGGAAGGGATGCGGATGGAGCCTCCCGTATCGGTCCCCAAAGCGGCCAAGCACTCGCCAACGGCCACGGCCGCCCCCGAGCCGCCCGAGGATCCCCCGGCCACCCGCGATAAGTCCCAAGGGTTACGCACCGGGCCAAAGTGGGGGTTCTTGCTGGTGGCCCCCAAGGCGAACTCGTGGAGGTTGAGCTTGCCCACCACCACCGCCCCAGCCTGTCGCAGGCGGGCTACAACGGTGGCGTCCTCCTCGGATATGTGGTGGGCCAACAACGGCGAGCCGGCCGTGGTAGGGAAGCCCTTGGTGGAGAACAGGTCTTTGACCCCCACAGGGATGCCATGCAAGGGGCTCCGGAACTCCCCCCGCGCCGCCTCCTCCTCCAAAAGGCGGGCGGCGGTCATCGCTTCCTCCGCCATGACGGTGATGAAAGCGTTAACTTGGGGGTCAAGGGTGCTTATGCGAGCTAGGCACGCCTCTGTCAGCTCCGTAGGCGATATCTCCCGCCTGCGCATGAGGCGGGACGCCTCAGCCAAGGTAAGGCCCGTCAGCTCCTGCCCTTTCACGTCGTGGCTGGGGCCTTGAAAACGGCCGCCGGTCCCTCTTCCCCTAGGGGCAGGGAGAGGAGGATGTCCCGTCCCAGCCAAAGCATAGGCAGGGAGGCAGCAAGGAGCGGGGCCCTCTCTTGGGGCAGGGGCAAGCCCGCCGCCTGGGCCAAGGCCCGCACCTCCTCCATCACTCCTCCACCTCCATCTCCACCTCCTGCACCTGCCCCTCACGGATACGGAAGGCCCGCACCACCGGCCGCTGCGGGTCCTTCAGGGAGATGACCAGGTAGTACGTCTCTGGCCAGAAGGCCAGGCGCACGTCGGTGGGCGATGGCACGGCCTCGGAGGCGGTATGGGAGTGGTATATGGCCAAGAACTCCCACCCCTTCTCCTCGCACTCCCGGTAGACGCGGAACAGGTCCTGGGGGTCCACCTGATACCGATAAGGGCTCTGCTCGGCGTTGCGGCACTTGTAAAGCTTCACCGCCCGCCCATCGTGTCCAGCCACGATGCCACAACACTCGATGGGGGCCTCAGCCTGGGCGTGGGCTATCATCTCCTCCAGGAAGGAGCGAGGAAGGCGCAGGGCCATCTTCTTAGCCTCCTGGGCCGATGCTACGAGCCGGGAAAGCTATCGTCAAGCCTCGCTGCGCTTGGCCAAGCGACGCCGCTCCAGGCGCAACATGCGCCTTCTCTCCGCTCGCGGCCGCGGCCTCTCCTGTCGCAGCCACAGATAGAGCAGGGCGGGGAGGCTTATGGCCAGCACGGCGATGGCGATGATCTGGGCCGTACGCAGCCCCGCCCACACGATGTCATCCAACCGTAGGAAGCTGATGCCCAGGCGCATGGCCGAATAGAGGGCGGCCCAGGCGAAGAAGGTGATCCCAGGCCTAGCTCGCCGGAATATCCATATCAGGACGAGGAAGATGGCCAGGTCGCTCAGCATCTCATAGGCCACCGCCGGATGCTGCACATATTGCGGCCCGAAGCGTGCGAAGCTGGGGCTCTCGGGGTGAGTGTAGCGCACACCCCAGGGAAGGCTTGTGGGCTCGGCGAAGTGTTCGCCATTGATGATATCGCCCACCCTGCCTATGGCCATGCCCACGATGGCCCCCAGGGAGGCCACGTCCGCCCCTCGCAGCTTGTTGGGGATGCGGGCCCAGAAGCCGTAGGCCAGGGCTCCCAAGGTGCCGCCGATGAGAGCTCCATATATGGAGATGCCCCCTGCGTTGATGGCGAAGATATCCAGGGGGTCATCCCGGAAGGACTCCAGGTGCTCCAGCACGTAGAGGGCCCGCGCCCCCACGATCCCCCCCACCACCAGGGCCACCGCCGTGTTGTATATCTGGTCTTCAGTGTAACCTTCCCGGCGGGCGAAGCGGGCGGCCACCGTCACCCCGATAACCACCCCTAAGGCAGCTAGAATCCCGTGCCAGGATATCTCCAGGCCCCCTATGTGGAAGGGGACGGGGTCTATAGGGATTCGGATGGATAAGAGCTCAATCATCTTCTTCCACCTCCTGCCGGAGGGAGACGCCAGCACGTCGGAGCAGGGGCCCCAGCTCCCGCCTGAGGTCCATGCCCGTCCCCCCTTGCTCCACTATACATACCTCTTCTCCTTTGAGGCGAGCCCACAACCGGCGCCGGGGCAACCAGAAGGTGAACACAAGGCTCAGGACGAGAAGGGCAGCCCCAGCCCACACCAAGTGGACGGAGGGGTCGCGACGCACCTCGATGCCCACGAACGCCCTCTGGCCCAAGAAGATGTATTCATATTGGCCTACGCGGGCCACCTCCCCGCCCTGTAGCGCAATGGGCCTATCGCCCAACCCCAGGAGGATGAGGATGGGCGGCCCCTCCCCCCCTACCACGGCCACCCTGCCCCCTTGGGAGACGTTGCCCGTGCCATAGGCCACATTGCTCATCTGCAGGAGGAGCCCCTCCCCCTGCCCAAGAGGGGTGGGCATATCGGCCACCACCGCCGCTGGGGCCTTCTGGATGGCCACCAGTTCCCAGCGCACCCCTCCTAGGGAAGCGCCCTCCCCAGGGGCTAAGGCCACGGCCCGGGAGAGGTCATGGGCATCGGCGATGAGAAGGGTGGCCTCCCCTTTGCCCTCGCGGAGGACCAGCGCCCAGTCCCTCCCAGCCACAGAGAGGAGGGCCAGGGAAGAGGTGAGGCCCTGGCCGGTGGCGATGGGATTACCCAGGGCTACCGCCCCTTCATGGGCCAGGCGCCCCGTCCCCTCCTCCCAAGCCCTTAGATAAGGAGCGGGGCGCTGCATCTGGAGAGCCACCGTCTCATGATAGATGGCGCGGCCCGAGGAGGCCTCCTTCACCACCACCTCGGCACCGAAACCGAAGTAGGCTGCCAAATGGAAGCGGTATCCCCCATATTGGCAGGGGGAGTTGACGGTGACGCGGCAGCGGGCCACCTCCTCCCCCCGCCGGAAGATGGCCAGCTCCGCAGCATACTGCAGGGGCAGGCCCTGGGCATCGAAGCGGGCCCATGCCCTCGTCACCTCCACCTCCATCTGCCGCGGATGGGCGGGGGTGGGGAACACAGGCCTCACCTGCCCTTCAGCCACCATGAGGGGGATGGAGAAGGCCTCCGCCCGCCCCACGGCCGCTGCCAGCACCAGTACCACCACTGCCACGTGGGCCAAAAGGGTGCCAGCGTGGGCCCAGGGAAAACGGTCGGCAAAGAGATAGGTGACGGCCTCATCCCCTAGCACCTCCACCCGGTAGAGGCGGCGCCGCAGGCCTTGAACCAGCACCCTCACATCGGCGTGTCCCCGTCCCTCCAACCTCTGAGGAGCCGTATCGAAATAGACGTCAGGAGGCCACTTACGAGGCCGGAAGATAAAGGCATAAAGACCCGGCAGACGGCTGAAGGAGTAGGCCAGGAGGGAGGCCACCATGAGCCCCAGACCAGCGGCGAACCAGGGGGCACGGAAGACGTCCAAAAGGCCCAGGCGCCACAACCAAGGGGTGGCCGGCCCCAGCCTCCTTTCCTGCTCCCCCAACCATGCTCGCACCGATGCAGGGTCTCCTGCCGCCCAAGGGGGTAACTGGGGCAACACCACCCCCACTAAGGCTATAGCGGCCATCACGGCGGTGATGATGACTGCCCACCGCGGCCCCACCAGGAAAGAGAAAAGGTCCCGCCCCCAGCGACGCACATACGCCACCTCCCGCCGGGGCGCCTCAACGGAGGATCTGAAGGATGCCCTCCTCCAACTCGCTGGCACCGATGGCCTCCTGCACCCCTAGCCCCTCCTTCTGCTCCTTAAAGGCCCCTGCATGGACCATGCGTATGACCCCTTGTCTGTCCACAAAAAATGTAGTGGGCAGACCTAAGAGGCTATAGGCCCTGGCCACGGCCCCTATCTTGTCCAGGGCCACGGTGAACTCCATGCCGAATTCCTCGGCGAACTGCCTCACTCTGTCCTCCGGCTCTCCCACGTTGACGGCCACCACCTCCAGCCCCTCCTTTCGGTAGCGCTGGTATGCGGCCACCAGTTGGGGCATCTCCTTACGGCAGGGAGGACACCAGGTGGCCCAGAAGTTGATGACGACGCCCTTGCCCCGCAAATCGCTCAAGCGCACCGCCTTTCCCTCTAGGGTGGGGAGGAGGAAGTCGGGGGCGAGGGCCCCCTCCCGGGGGGCCACCTCCCTGTCCGGCGTCGCCAGGGACGGGGGCAGATCCACGGGGCCATAAGCGTCCAGGGCCTGTTCCCCACCGCCGCGGGGCCTGTACTCCAGCCACCAGATGGTGAAGGCGATGGCCGCTACCGTCAGCAGAGGGATCATGGCCCGTCGCACCAGATCCCCCTTCAAGGCCCTAGACCCCCGCATAGCTATGGAGGCCGGAGATGGCCAGGTTGACGCCGAAGTATGTGAATAGGACGCTCAAATAGGCCACCACCAGTACCCATGCCCCTGACATGCCCCGCCAGCCCCGCACCGCCCGCAGGTGCAGATAGACGCCATAGATGAGCCACGTCACCAGGGAGGACGTCTCCTTGGGGTCCCATCCCCAGTAACGGCCCCAGGCCATGTTCCCCCAATAGGCCCCGATGGCGATGCCCACGGTCAGAAGGGGGAACCCCACCGCCACCGAGCGAAAGGCCACCACGTCCAGAGCGGCGGCTTGCGGGAGCCACGAGAATCTCCTCCCCTCCCCCTGCAGCAGCTGGAGGACGGCCGCCCCAAACGAGACGGTGAAGGCGCCATAGGCCAGCACCATGATGCCCACATGGGCCGCCAGCACCCCCCGGCTCTGCAAGGCCGGCACCAGGGGCTCCACCCGCCAGGGGAAGAAGGCCACGTTGACGGCCAGCAGGGCCAGCACCAGGGGCTGGACCACCGCCCCCACCACTCTCATCCTTTGCCCATATGCCCTCTCGAAGAGGACGTGGAAGGCCATGACGGCCCCCGTGAAGGCCGCTGTGAACTCCCACATGTTGGCCCAAGGCGGACGCTGGCTGGCCAGCCACCGACACAGCAGCGAGGCGACCATGGCACCCAGGGCTAGCCAGGTACAGGAGGTGCCTATCATCCCCAGAGGGGGACGCCAACGACCTAAAACCGCTCCATTGCCCACCCTCAAGAGCAGGCCCCTTGCGGACAGAAGGTGCCCCCAATAGGCCACAGCAGCCCCAGCCGTCAGCGCCAGGGCCACCCACAAGGCAGCCACTGATGCCTTCTCTAGGCTCATGGCCTTATCAACACCTTAGCCTATGCTGCTCCCCCTATGGCGAGGAGAGGGCCCTTCGGTATAGCGCCATGGCCTCCTGAGGAGATAAGCCCTGGCCCAAGTAGCCATCCCCCACGCGGATCTCGAAGTGGAGGTGGAACT
The sequence above is a segment of the Dehalococcoidia bacterium genome. Coding sequences within it:
- a CDS encoding amidase, translated to MKGQELTGLTLAEASRLMRRREISPTELTEACLARISTLDPQVNAFITVMAEEAMTAARLLEEEAARGEFRSPLHGIPVGVKDLFSTKGFPTTAGSPLLAHHISEEDATVVARLRQAGAVVVGKLNLHEFALGATSKNPHFGPVRNPWDLSRVAGGSSGGSGAAVAVGECLAALGTDTGGSIRIPSSLCGITGLKPTYGRVSLHGVVPLSWSLDHVGPMCRTAEDCALMLEVIGGPDERDASCAPFPVPRYSHQLEEGVRGLRIGLPREHFWEGVDGEVVNLVRQAVDVLAALGAQVREVSLPYVDVIPHAVVSIMLPEAAAYHLPRLRQRPEAYGEDVRLRLEMGALMPAVQYVQAQRARKAIVAAWKEVFREVDLLATPTTPIVAPRIEEGDLEATLTLIRNTNPFNLTGQPAISVPCGFTSAGLPVGLQLVGRWWEEGTVLRAAHAYQQATSWHRRLPPTHPR
- a CDS encoding cytochrome c biogenesis protein ResB codes for the protein MAYVRRWGRDLFSFLVGPRWAVIITAVMAAIALVGVVLPQLPPWAAGDPASVRAWLGEQERRLGPATPWLWRLGLLDVFRAPWFAAGLGLMVASLLAYSFSRLPGLYAFIFRPRKWPPDVYFDTAPQRLEGRGHADVRVLVQGLRRRLYRVEVLGDEAVTYLFADRFPWAHAGTLLAHVAVVVLVLAAAVGRAEAFSIPLMVAEGQVRPVFPTPAHPRQMEVEVTRAWARFDAQGLPLQYAAELAIFRRGEEVARCRVTVNSPCQYGGYRFHLAAYFGFGAEVVVKEASSGRAIYHETVALQMQRPAPYLRAWEEGTGRLAHEGAVALGNPIATGQGLTSSLALLSVAGRDWALVLREGKGEATLLIADAHDLSRAVALAPGEGASLGGVRWELVAIQKAPAAVVADMPTPLGQGEGLLLQMSNVAYGTGNVSQGGRVAVVGGEGPPILILLGLGDRPIALQGGEVARVGQYEYIFLGQRAFVGIEVRRDPSVHLVWAGAALLVLSLVFTFWLPRRRLWARLKGEEVCIVEQGGTGMDLRRELGPLLRRAGVSLRQEVEEDD
- the lgt gene encoding prolipoprotein diacylglyceryl transferase, which translates into the protein MIELLSIRIPIDPVPFHIGGLEISWHGILAALGVVIGVTVAARFARREGYTEDQIYNTAVALVVGGIVGARALYVLEHLESFRDDPLDIFAINAGGISIYGALIGGTLGALAYGFWARIPNKLRGADVASLGAIVGMAIGRVGDIINGEHFAEPTSLPWGVRYTHPESPSFARFGPQYVQHPAVAYEMLSDLAIFLVLIWIFRRARPGITFFAWAALYSAMRLGISFLRLDDIVWAGLRTAQIIAIAVLAISLPALLYLWLRQERPRPRAERRRMLRLERRRLAKRSEA
- a CDS encoding M67 family metallopeptidase — translated: MALRLPRSFLEEMIAHAQAEAPIECCGIVAGHDGRAVKLYKCRNAEQSPYRYQVDPQDLFRVYRECEEKGWEFLAIYHSHTASEAVPSPTDVRLAFWPETYYLVISLKDPQRPVVRAFRIREGQVQEVEMEVEE
- the ccsB gene encoding c-type cytochrome biogenesis protein CcsB, translated to MSLEKASVAALWVALALTAGAAVAYWGHLLSARGLLLRVGNGAVLGRWRPPLGMIGTSCTWLALGAMVASLLCRWLASQRPPWANMWEFTAAFTGAVMAFHVLFERAYGQRMRVVGAVVQPLVLALLAVNVAFFPWRVEPLVPALQSRGVLAAHVGIMVLAYGAFTVSFGAAVLQLLQGEGRRFSWLPQAAALDVVAFRSVAVGFPLLTVGIAIGAYWGNMAWGRYWGWDPKETSSLVTWLIYGVYLHLRAVRGWRGMSGAWVLVVAYLSVLFTYFGVNLAISGLHSYAGV
- a CDS encoding redoxin domain-containing protein, with protein sequence MKGDLVRRAMIPLLTVAAIAFTIWWLEYRPRGGGEQALDAYGPVDLPPSLATPDREVAPREGALAPDFLLPTLEGKAVRLSDLRGKGVVINFWATWCPPCRKEMPQLVAAYQRYRKEGLEVVAVNVGEPEDRVRQFAEEFGMEFTVALDKIGAVARAYSLLGLPTTFFVDRQGVIRMVHAGAFKEQKEGLGVQEAIGASELEEGILQILR